The Halanaerobium praevalens DSM 2228 genome contains a region encoding:
- a CDS encoding 1,4-dihydroxy-2-naphthoate polyprenyltransferase, whose protein sequence is MNLKVFLKLVEIRTKIASFTPFLLGNLYFIYNYKGFNIFNCLLLLLSLLCVDMGTTALNNYQDFLKAEKKEGYNYEQHNAIVNYNLNKRTVKKIIIILFLLAIVIGLLLYLHSDVIVLLVGLISFAIGILYTSGPVPISRTPLGELFSGLTMGFLITFLTVYIQNLNLVNLFFSLGLLKIEIQFLEIIKLFIFSLPLVLGIANIMLANNICDFSDDLVNKRYTLPIYISKKKSLQLFSYLYYLSYLSLVLAVVINILPLISLLSLLTFFIIKKNINKFKSKQSKKETFILAVKNFVILNYTTALTLILAILI, encoded by the coding sequence GTGAACTTAAAGGTTTTTTTAAAATTGGTAGAAATTAGAACTAAAATTGCCAGTTTTACTCCTTTTTTACTGGGAAATTTATATTTTATATATAATTATAAAGGTTTTAATATTTTTAATTGCTTGCTTTTATTGTTATCTTTATTATGTGTTGATATGGGGACAACTGCCCTTAATAATTATCAAGATTTTTTGAAAGCAGAAAAAAAAGAAGGTTATAATTATGAGCAGCATAATGCAATAGTAAATTATAATTTAAATAAAAGAACTGTTAAAAAAATTATAATTATACTTTTTTTATTAGCTATAGTTATTGGTTTACTTCTTTATTTACATAGTGATGTTATAGTACTTTTAGTAGGTTTGATTTCATTTGCAATTGGAATTTTATATACTTCTGGCCCAGTGCCTATCTCTAGAACACCTTTAGGCGAGCTTTTTTCTGGTTTAACTATGGGGTTTTTGATTACTTTTTTAACCGTTTATATTCAAAATCTTAATTTGGTTAATTTATTTTTTAGCCTCGGTCTTTTAAAAATAGAAATTCAATTTTTAGAAATTATTAAGCTTTTTATTTTTTCTTTACCTTTAGTTTTAGGAATTGCAAATATTATGTTAGCAAATAACATTTGTGACTTCAGTGATGATTTGGTAAATAAAAGATATACACTGCCAATTTATATTTCTAAAAAAAAGAGTCTGCAGTTATTTAGCTATTTATATTATTTATCATATTTAAGTCTTGTTTTGGCAGTAGTAATTAATATTTTACCACTTATTTCTTTGCTTTCTTTATTAACATTTTTTATAATTAAGAAAAATATTAATAAATTTAAAAGCAAACAAAGTAAAAAAGAAACTTTTATTTTAGCTGTTAAAAATTTTGTGATTTTAAATTACACTACAGCTTTGACTTTGATTTTAGCAATTTTGATTTAA
- a CDS encoding YccF domain-containing protein: MTLLGNIIWFIFGGLIQSFFWFIFGLLWSITIIGIPVGKQCFKMAKMQLAPFGKEIIETNNSSVSLIANILWIILFGWELAIANLTAALFFGITIIGIPFAKQNLKLAYLSLMPFGKDIRKVK, translated from the coding sequence ATGACTTTATTAGGAAATATTATTTGGTTTATTTTTGGTGGCTTGATTCAATCGTTTTTCTGGTTTATTTTCGGTTTGCTTTGGTCAATAACAATCATTGGAATTCCTGTAGGTAAACAATGTTTCAAAATGGCTAAAATGCAGTTGGCTCCTTTTGGTAAAGAAATAATAGAAACTAATAATTCGTCTGTTAGTTTAATTGCTAATATATTATGGATTATTCTTTTTGGTTGGGAATTAGCTATAGCTAATTTAACGGCAGCTTTATTCTTTGGGATTACTATTATTGGTATTCCTTTTGCTAAACAAAATTTAAAACTTGCTTATTTATCCTTAATGCCTTTTGGAAAAGATATTAGAAAAGTAAAGTAA
- a CDS encoding patatin-like phospholipase family protein yields MKLEDCALVLEGGGMRGSFTAGIIDYLLENNIYFDYTIGVSAGANNGANYTSRQRQRNKKIFTDLVEDKRYMGIKNLIKEGSYFGMDFLFHRLPHEILPFAYNSFKNSSTTLKVAATECSSGEIRYFEPQKYDELNKIDKIFKASSSLPLVSNPVEIEGACYLDGGIKDSIPIKKALADGYQKIVVVLTREKGYRKTPVKAKFLLDFFLRKYPNLVQDLKERYKVYNQTLNLIKKKEKAGEIFVFRPEEIKIDRFSRDAEELEKLYQSGYNLAQNESLKFENWLKKIKE; encoded by the coding sequence TTGAAATTAGAAGATTGTGCTCTTGTACTTGAGGGCGGTGGAATGAGAGGTTCTTTTACAGCTGGAATTATTGATTATTTATTAGAAAATAATATTTACTTTGATTATACAATTGGAGTTTCTGCTGGAGCTAATAATGGAGCAAATTATACCAGTCGCCAAAGACAAAGAAATAAAAAAATATTTACTGATTTAGTAGAAGATAAAAGATATATGGGAATAAAAAATCTGATTAAAGAAGGAAGCTATTTTGGCATGGATTTTCTTTTTCACCGGCTACCACATGAAATATTACCTTTTGCTTATAATAGTTTTAAAAATTCTTCTACAACATTGAAGGTAGCTGCAACTGAATGCAGTAGTGGTGAAATAAGATATTTTGAACCTCAAAAATATGATGAGCTAAATAAGATTGATAAAATTTTTAAAGCTTCTAGTAGTCTACCTTTAGTTTCTAATCCTGTAGAAATTGAAGGGGCTTGTTATTTAGATGGTGGGATAAAAGATTCAATTCCTATAAAAAAAGCTTTGGCAGATGGTTATCAAAAAATTGTTGTTGTTTTAACCAGAGAAAAGGGTTATCGGAAAACTCCTGTTAAGGCTAAATTTTTATTGGACTTTTTTTTAAGAAAATATCCTAATTTAGTTCAAGACCTAAAAGAAAGATATAAAGTTTATAATCAGACTTTAAATTTGATTAAAAAAAAGGAAAAAGCAGGAGAAATTTTTGTTTTTAGACCAGAAGAAATAAAAATTGATCGTTTCAGTCGTGATGCTGAAGAATTAGAAAAACTTTATCAATCAGGTTATAATCTAGCCCAAAATGAGTCTCTAAAATTTGAAAATTGGTTAAAAAAGATTAAGGAGTAA
- a CDS encoding tRNA 2-thiocytidine biosynthesis TtcA family protein, whose amino-acid sequence MNLSLDRSVTAQVVKAIAEFDLINDGDRIAVGLSGGKDSAFLLLVLKIFSKYFSKDFMLKAVHVDPGFDDSSSLALKDFCQQLKIDLKIIKSEIALYINSTEASNPCSKCAHFRKGAIINYLKQNNFNKLAFGHHLDDAVETYLMSIIYSGQLQTLAPKRFLDKNKVEIIRPLIYLRESVIIREIKKRNIKIKKSLCPYDGNSARAKIKKDFAKYFKDEQLFSNLTAAMRKKENNNLWPTKTEEKLLTQKMKKYWK is encoded by the coding sequence ATGAATTTATCTTTAGATAGATCTGTCACAGCACAAGTAGTAAAAGCAATAGCAGAATTTGATTTAATAAATGATGGAGATCGAATTGCAGTTGGTCTTTCTGGTGGTAAAGATAGTGCATTTTTATTATTAGTTTTAAAAATTTTTTCTAAGTACTTTAGTAAGGATTTTATGTTGAAAGCTGTTCATGTAGATCCAGGCTTTGATGATTCTAGTTCTTTGGCTCTTAAAGATTTTTGTCAGCAACTAAAAATTGATTTAAAAATTATAAAAAGCGAAATTGCTCTTTATATTAATTCTACTGAAGCAAGTAATCCTTGTTCAAAATGTGCTCATTTTAGAAAAGGAGCAATTATTAATTATCTTAAACAAAATAATTTTAACAAATTAGCTTTTGGTCACCATTTAGATGATGCTGTTGAAACTTATTTAATGAGCATTATTTATTCTGGTCAACTTCAAACTTTAGCACCTAAAAGATTTTTAGATAAAAACAAAGTGGAAATAATTAGACCATTGATTTATTTAAGAGAGTCTGTAATTATTAGAGAAATTAAAAAAAGAAATATAAAAATCAAAAAAAGTCTTTGTCCTTATGATGGTAATTCAGCTAGAGCAAAGATTAAAAAAGATTTTGCTAAATACTTTAAAGATGAACAATTATTTTCTAATTTAACTGCAGCAATGAGAAAAAAAGAAAATAATAATTTATGGCCAACTAAAACAGAAGAAAAATTATTAACTCAAAAGATGAAAAAATATTGGAAATAG
- a CDS encoding bifunctional diguanylate cyclase/phosphodiesterase, whose protein sequence is MAQKNDENSLKHKLQFTENKLNLIYQNSPLAFISWSNNGQIKNLNQAAVRLLGWEQEELTNQKFISTIIAEKDREIWSKFKNEKLEYLPQGFMSRTLKKNGTIINCRWNNIIIPKRKNKFEIISMAQNVSYSLKREMEMVKLVKAINETDNWVVITDKRGIIEYANTTVEEITGYKKEEVIGQNPSIFKSDKHSNQFYQKMWNKIRAGEVFNDVIINKKKNGDYFYSEQTITPIKDQNQKIINYISVGRDITQNEKLKRKIEYISNYDIQFGLPNRKSIKNKMENLIGLKAKSKLAILVLNINNIKYLNDIYNNSQTEKDLINLLADLINKQQLVNQKCVKIDRENYLAYLGGNNFALAVDNLNSANEIYKLAEKILDIFTDTIDYNQESFMLNARIGISIYPDDCISSQNLLSNAEIALINIKKNDYAFFDQEMNQEIKKFTKMEAKLDKAIKNDEFVIYYQPYYKGADHSLYGMEALIRWQNPQQGLISPAEFIPILENSQLIKKVGLIVISKVVNSIKHWLAKGYQVVPVSINLSAKQLEDNTHLKNIYRLILNSGINHSLIKFEITESSAMNDVNYSLKVMNKMKEKGFAISIDDFGTGYSSFSYLQKFPIDYLKIDISFIRNMTLSKDGQNIVESIINIAHLLNLQTIAEGVEKKSELDILNKLTNDYIQGYYFDRPMPKSDIEKMYIEKE, encoded by the coding sequence ATGGCTCAAAAAAATGATGAGAACAGTTTAAAACATAAACTACAATTTACGGAGAATAAATTAAACTTAATTTATCAAAATTCCCCCCTTGCTTTTATTTCTTGGTCTAATAATGGTCAAATTAAAAATCTCAATCAAGCAGCAGTTAGACTTCTGGGTTGGGAACAAGAAGAGCTTACAAACCAAAAATTTATTAGCACAATTATTGCAGAAAAGGATCGAGAAATTTGGTCTAAATTTAAAAACGAAAAATTAGAATATTTGCCCCAGGGATTTATGAGTAGAACTTTAAAAAAAAATGGGACTATTATTAATTGTAGATGGAATAATATAATCATTCCTAAAAGAAAAAATAAATTTGAAATTATTTCTATGGCTCAAAATGTAAGTTATAGTTTAAAAAGAGAAATGGAAATGGTAAAATTAGTAAAGGCAATTAATGAAACTGATAATTGGGTAGTTATTACTGATAAAAGAGGAATTATTGAATATGCAAATACAACAGTAGAAGAAATTACAGGTTATAAAAAAGAAGAAGTAATAGGTCAAAATCCTTCGATTTTTAAATCTGATAAACATTCTAATCAATTTTATCAAAAAATGTGGAATAAGATTAGAGCAGGTGAAGTATTTAATGATGTTATCATTAATAAAAAAAAGAATGGAGATTATTTTTATTCAGAACAAACTATAACTCCTATTAAAGATCAAAATCAAAAAATAATAAATTATATTTCAGTTGGTAGAGATATTACTCAAAATGAAAAATTAAAACGTAAAATAGAGTATATTTCTAATTATGATATCCAATTTGGTTTACCAAATCGAAAATCAATAAAAAATAAAATGGAAAATTTAATTGGTTTGAAAGCTAAATCTAAATTAGCAATTCTAGTTCTTAATATTAATAATATAAAATATTTAAATGATATTTATAATAATAGTCAAACCGAAAAAGATTTGATTAATTTATTAGCTGATTTAATAAATAAGCAGCAGTTAGTAAATCAAAAATGTGTTAAAATAGACAGAGAAAACTATCTAGCTTATTTAGGTGGCAATAACTTTGCTTTAGCAGTTGATAATCTAAATTCTGCTAATGAAATTTATAAATTAGCTGAAAAAATATTAGATATTTTTACTGATACTATAGATTATAATCAAGAATCTTTTATGTTGAATGCAAGAATTGGGATTTCTATTTATCCTGATGACTGTATAAGTTCTCAAAATTTATTATCAAATGCTGAAATTGCTTTAATTAATATTAAAAAAAATGATTATGCTTTTTTCGACCAAGAAATGAATCAAGAAATAAAGAAATTTACAAAAATGGAAGCAAAATTAGATAAAGCTATTAAAAACGATGAATTTGTTATTTATTATCAACCATACTATAAAGGAGCTGATCATAGCCTTTATGGAATGGAAGCTTTAATTCGCTGGCAAAATCCTCAGCAAGGTTTAATTTCTCCAGCTGAATTTATACCTATTTTAGAAAATTCCCAACTGATTAAAAAAGTTGGTTTAATAGTTATTAGTAAAGTAGTTAATAGTATTAAACATTGGTTAGCTAAAGGTTATCAAGTAGTACCTGTTTCTATTAATTTATCTGCTAAACAGCTAGAAGATAATACTCACTTAAAAAATATTTATCGTCTTATATTAAATAGTGGTATTAATCATTCTTTAATTAAATTTGAAATTACTGAATCATCTGCGATGAATGATGTTAATTATAGTTTAAAAGTAATGAATAAAATGAAAGAAAAGGGTTTTGCAATTTCTATTGATGATTTTGGTACTGGATATTCTTCTTTTAGCTATCTCCAAAAGTTTCCGATAGACTATCTAAAAATTGATATTTCTTTTATTAGAAATATGACTTTAAGTAAAGATGGGCAAAATATTGTTGAATCAATAATTAATATTGCTCACCTTTTAAATTTACAAACTATTGCTGAAGGAGTAGAAAAAAAATCAGAGTTAGATATTTTAAATAAATTGACTAATGATTATATACAGGGATATTATTTTGATCGTCCCATGCCTAAAAGTGATATAGAAAAAATGTATATAGAAAAAGAATAA
- a CDS encoding Na+/H+ antiporter NhaC family protein: MESFGVISLLPPLLAIILAWWTKQVVLSLFLGIFSGALIINAYNPLFAFMHTLDNYILASLADSWNAGIILFLLAMGGMIGIINKSGGIVAIGEYVAERANSIAKTQFAAWIMGVLIFFDDYANTLIVGNTMRPITDKMRISREKLAFIVDLTAAAVSSIVPISTWIAFEVGVIKDGFDALGIEMNAYGTFVQTIPYRFYSIFALAFALIIIFTAKDFGPMLKAEKRARSTGETLRPGSTPMVSQEMEEIKQPEGKSFNFFNSFLPIIGVILITLFGLWYNGGGLEAGTSIRDAFGNADASIVLLWAAITGSFIAGILSLAKGILNVNETVDGWIDGAKSMFIACLILVLAWSIGSITEDLGTANYLVSILEGNIIPEIVPVMIFVFSAFIAFTIGSSWGTVAIVMPLAIPLAHSIGIPMLPTIAAVLTASVMGDHCSPISDTTIMSSTASAVDHMDHVSTQMPYALTIGLVAALFGFLPAGFGFSAIYLLPVGIIALYIVVQVIGKKAEDAI; encoded by the coding sequence ATGGAAAGTTTTGGTGTTATTTCTTTATTACCACCATTATTGGCTATTATCTTAGCTTGGTGGACTAAACAAGTTGTCTTATCTTTATTTTTAGGTATTTTTTCAGGGGCCTTAATTATTAACGCTTATAACCCTCTTTTTGCTTTTATGCATACTCTAGATAATTATATTCTTGCTTCTTTGGCAGATTCTTGGAATGCAGGTATTATTTTATTCTTATTAGCTATGGGAGGAATGATTGGAATAATTAATAAGTCAGGTGGTATAGTTGCCATTGGAGAATATGTCGCTGAGAGAGCTAATTCTATAGCTAAAACTCAGTTTGCAGCCTGGATTATGGGAGTTCTGATCTTTTTTGATGATTATGCTAATACTTTAATTGTTGGTAATACAATGAGGCCTATTACTGATAAAATGAGAATTTCAAGAGAAAAATTAGCTTTTATTGTTGATTTAACTGCTGCTGCTGTTTCAAGTATTGTTCCAATTTCTACCTGGATAGCCTTTGAAGTCGGAGTTATTAAAGATGGATTTGATGCTCTAGGAATAGAAATGAATGCTTATGGAACTTTTGTCCAGACAATACCTTATCGCTTTTATAGTATTTTTGCTTTAGCTTTTGCCCTAATAATTATCTTTACTGCCAAAGATTTTGGACCAATGTTAAAAGCAGAAAAAAGAGCACGTTCAACTGGTGAAACTTTAAGACCAGGTTCAACACCAATGGTTTCTCAAGAAATGGAAGAAATTAAACAACCAGAAGGTAAAAGTTTTAATTTTTTCAATTCTTTTTTACCAATAATTGGAGTTATTTTAATAACATTATTTGGACTCTGGTATAATGGTGGAGGTTTAGAAGCTGGTACTTCAATTCGAGATGCTTTTGGTAATGCAGATGCCAGTATTGTCTTACTTTGGGCTGCAATTACAGGTAGTTTTATTGCTGGAATTCTTAGTTTGGCTAAAGGAATTTTAAATGTAAATGAAACAGTTGATGGCTGGATTGATGGAGCAAAATCAATGTTTATTGCTTGTTTAATTCTGGTTTTAGCCTGGTCAATTGGTAGTATTACTGAAGATTTAGGAACTGCAAATTATTTAGTTTCAATTTTAGAAGGTAATATAATACCAGAAATAGTTCCAGTTATGATCTTTGTTTTCTCAGCTTTTATTGCTTTTACAATTGGAAGTTCTTGGGGAACTGTAGCAATTGTAATGCCACTTGCTATACCTTTAGCTCATTCAATTGGAATCCCAATGCTGCCAACAATTGCAGCTGTTTTAACTGCAAGTGTAATGGGGGACCATTGTTCACCTATCTCTGACACTACCATTATGTCTTCTACTGCCTCTGCAGTTGATCATATGGACCATGTAAGTACTCAAATGCCTTATGCTTTAACTATTGGTTTAGTTGCTGCTCTATTTGGCTTCTTACCAGCTGGATTTGGATTTTCTGCTATTTATCTATTACCAGTTGGAATTATTGCACTTTATATAGTTGTTCAGGTGATCGGAAAAAAAGCAGAAGATGCTATTTAA
- a CDS encoding YlbL family protein: protein MQKKNFKNLSSKLFGIIFVLFVISHFVPVPYQVMEPGVAEELSPMIEVDSAYQNEGEFLLTAVGTKRAMAWDYFYITLFSPSDKELSSIRDYLPENMDLNQYIELMAELMEESKLQAQAVAFEKAGYQVQISGEGALVVQVMENGSAYNKLEQGDLIKSVDGKKVEMAADAVNIIKNRKIGDLVELKVLREEELLEFNLRTVELEGNKGSPSIGVLISSQGLEYDIPRKVNFKTENIIGPSAGGVFTLEIYNQLTERDITNGKKIAGTGTISLDGKLGRIDGVKYKIMAAKKAEVDLFIVPKENYETAAQFAGDLKLIKADNINDVLNYLKQDQSL, encoded by the coding sequence ATGCAAAAAAAGAATTTTAAGAACTTAAGTTCAAAATTATTTGGAATAATATTTGTTTTATTTGTAATTAGTCATTTTGTGCCAGTACCTTATCAAGTGATGGAGCCTGGAGTTGCTGAAGAATTATCACCAATGATTGAGGTGGATTCAGCTTATCAAAATGAAGGTGAATTCTTATTAACAGCAGTGGGTACAAAGAGAGCAATGGCCTGGGATTATTTTTATATAACATTATTTTCCCCCTCTGATAAAGAACTTAGTTCTATTAGAGATTATTTGCCAGAAAATATGGATTTAAATCAATACATAGAATTAATGGCAGAACTTATGGAAGAAAGTAAACTTCAGGCACAAGCAGTTGCTTTTGAAAAAGCTGGCTATCAAGTTCAAATAAGTGGAGAAGGAGCTCTTGTTGTTCAAGTTATGGAAAATGGAAGTGCTTATAACAAACTAGAACAAGGTGATTTAATTAAATCTGTAGATGGTAAAAAGGTAGAAATGGCTGCTGATGCAGTTAATATTATAAAAAATAGAAAAATTGGTGATTTGGTTGAATTAAAAGTATTAAGAGAAGAAGAACTGTTGGAATTTAACTTAAGAACAGTAGAACTTGAAGGTAATAAGGGTTCTCCTTCAATTGGTGTTTTAATTAGTTCTCAGGGTTTAGAATATGATATTCCAAGAAAAGTTAATTTTAAAACTGAAAATATTATTGGACCTTCAGCTGGTGGTGTTTTTACTTTAGAAATTTATAATCAGCTGACTGAAAGAGATATTACAAATGGTAAAAAAATTGCTGGAACTGGGACAATTAGTTTAGATGGTAAACTTGGTAGAATTGATGGAGTTAAATATAAAATAATGGCCGCTAAAAAGGCTGAAGTAGACTTATTTATAGTTCCAAAAGAAAATTATGAAACTGCTGCCCAATTTGCAGGAGATCTAAAGTTAATCAAAGCAGATAATATTAATGATGTCTTAAATTATTTAAAACAAGATCAAAGTTTATAG
- a CDS encoding tRNA(Met) cytidine acetate ligase → MHTTALIVEYNPFHNGHQYHLNQSKKITKANNLIVIMSGNFSQRGEPTLLDKWARTKQALSCGADLVLELPLAYNIRSAEYFAHYSILSLTKSKIVDSVVFGSEAGDIEIISAIAHAFINESPEFKNNLQNYLKKGINFPTARRKALLSAYQSYKHLQNFSKAKIKKTLKEPNNILGIEYLKSILSLNSNLKPKTIKRIGSAYHSQEIQKNYASASLIRNLFKTLPQAKALQKTQNLMPLKSWQILNNEVKKGRFVQQSKYKKILAKTVDQIRRLNSSDLKKYQGINNGLENRFLEKAQAEFKERSFLENLKSKNITESKIKRKILQIYFELKTDKLNLIADSAPQYLRVLGIKKGKENLLSQLQNKSELEIIINPAAKIKAIDLNAKKALDLSLSYDLLASDLYALLYQNPKHSQAQRDFYQKLIKI, encoded by the coding sequence ATGCATACAACTGCTTTAATCGTAGAATATAATCCTTTTCATAATGGCCACCAATACCACCTAAATCAAAGCAAAAAAATAACTAAAGCTAATAACCTAATTGTAATTATGAGTGGCAATTTTAGCCAACGAGGTGAACCCACTTTGCTTGACAAATGGGCCAGAACCAAACAAGCTTTAAGTTGTGGAGCTGATTTAGTTTTAGAACTTCCTTTAGCTTATAATATTCGTAGTGCTGAATACTTTGCCCATTATTCAATTTTAAGTTTAACTAAAAGTAAGATTGTAGATTCAGTTGTTTTTGGTAGTGAAGCAGGTGATATTGAAATCATTTCTGCTATTGCCCACGCCTTTATTAATGAAAGTCCAGAATTTAAAAATAATCTCCAAAACTACTTGAAAAAAGGGATTAATTTCCCTACCGCTAGAAGAAAAGCTTTACTCTCTGCTTATCAAAGTTATAAACATTTACAAAATTTTAGCAAAGCAAAAATTAAAAAGACTTTAAAAGAACCAAACAACATTTTGGGCATTGAATATTTAAAATCTATTCTTAGTTTAAATTCAAATCTTAAGCCTAAAACAATAAAAAGAATCGGTAGTGCATATCACAGTCAAGAAATCCAGAAAAACTATGCTAGTGCATCTTTAATTAGAAATCTATTTAAAACTCTACCTCAGGCTAAAGCCTTGCAAAAAACTCAAAATTTAATGCCATTAAAATCCTGGCAAATTTTAAATAATGAAGTTAAAAAAGGTAGATTTGTTCAGCAAAGTAAATATAAAAAAATATTAGCTAAAACAGTTGATCAAATAAGAAGACTTAATAGCTCTGATTTAAAAAAATATCAAGGAATCAATAATGGTTTAGAAAATAGATTTTTAGAAAAAGCTCAAGCAGAATTTAAAGAAAGATCTTTTTTAGAAAACTTAAAATCTAAAAATATAACTGAAAGTAAAATAAAAAGGAAAATTTTGCAGATTTATTTTGAGCTTAAAACAGATAAACTTAATTTAATAGCTGATTCCGCTCCTCAGTATTTAAGAGTACTTGGGATCAAAAAAGGTAAAGAAAATTTACTTTCGCAACTACAAAATAAATCTGAGCTAGAGATTATAATTAATCCAGCTGCTAAAATTAAAGCTATTGACTTAAATGCAAAAAAAGCACTTGATTTATCTCTAAGTTATGATTTACTTGCTTCAGATCTTTATGCTTTACTCTATCAAAACCCAAAACATAGTCAGGCTCAAAGAGATTTTTACCAAAAGTTAATTAAAATATAA
- the pta gene encoding phosphate acetyltransferase translates to MDILKNFKEKAASDLKTIVFAEGNDERIIRAAAEVETEKTAQIVILGQKEEIQSSAQTYGVDLTGVEIIDPQASEYIAEFRDEFYELRKHKGISKAEAEKAIKDPLYFGTMMVYTKKAHGMVAGAVNATANVLRPSFQIVKTKAGISTVSSALIMVLKDKSFGEDGVMVFSDCAVNPAPNSEQLAEIAITTADTAQSLLDFDPKVAMLSFSTMGSAKHENVDNVRNAVEIAQKNAPHLKIDGEMQLDAALVESVGKRKAPESEIAGEANVLIFPDLQSGNIGYKLVQRIAGADAVGPIIQGLAEPINDLSRGCSVSDIVNLTAITAVQAQNK, encoded by the coding sequence ATGGATATTTTAAAGAATTTTAAAGAAAAAGCAGCATCAGATTTAAAAACAATAGTTTTTGCTGAAGGAAATGATGAAAGAATAATAAGAGCTGCTGCAGAAGTTGAAACTGAAAAAACAGCTCAAATTGTTATTTTAGGTCAAAAAGAAGAAATCCAAAGTTCTGCTCAAACATATGGAGTGGATCTAACAGGTGTTGAGATTATTGATCCTCAGGCATCAGAATACATAGCAGAATTTAGAGATGAATTCTATGAATTAAGAAAACATAAAGGGATTAGTAAAGCTGAGGCTGAAAAAGCAATTAAAGATCCATTATATTTTGGAACTATGATGGTTTATACTAAAAAAGCTCATGGAATGGTAGCAGGTGCTGTGAATGCAACTGCTAATGTTTTAAGACCTTCCTTTCAAATTGTAAAAACTAAAGCAGGTATTTCTACAGTTTCTAGTGCTTTAATTATGGTTTTGAAAGATAAAAGTTTTGGTGAAGATGGAGTAATGGTTTTTTCTGATTGTGCAGTAAATCCTGCTCCTAATTCTGAACAATTAGCAGAAATTGCAATTACTACTGCTGATACTGCTCAGTCACTTTTAGATTTTGATCCAAAAGTTGCTATGCTTTCTTTTTCAACTATGGGAAGTGCTAAACATGAGAATGTAGATAATGTTAGAAATGCAGTTGAAATTGCTCAAAAAAATGCACCGCATTTAAAAATAGATGGAGAAATGCAGTTAGATGCTGCTTTAGTTGAAAGTGTTGGTAAGAGAAAAGCACCTGAAAGTGAAATTGCAGGTGAAGCTAATGTTCTTATTTTCCCAGATTTACAGTCTGGTAATATTGGTTATAAATTAGTACAAAGAATTGCTGGAGCAGATGCAGTTGGCCCTATTATTCAGGGATTAGCTGAACCAATTAATGATTTATCTCGTGGCTGTTCAGTTTCAGATATTGTTAATTTAACAGCTATTACAGCAGTTCAAGCTCAAAACAAATAA